A part of Paenibacillus sp. IHBB 10380 genomic DNA contains:
- a CDS encoding DJ-1/PfpI family protein: MKISIMLFDGITALDAIGPYEVFAATMKCEVKFVAKKKGLIKLDSNMGYLHADYSFSEVTSADILVVPGCSPPNYKTPMNDEETLNWIRQIHETTKWTTSVCNGSLILSAAGLLNGIVATSHWGSFDLLQSLGTIPTDERVVRQGKIVTAAGVSSGIDMALQLIAWELGEDMSKGVQLILEYDPQPPFDTGSPKKAPALLVEQIRGMLQEFAKREPNL, encoded by the coding sequence TTGAAAATCTCAATCATGCTTTTCGATGGAATCACAGCATTGGATGCAATTGGTCCATACGAGGTATTTGCTGCTACAATGAAATGTGAAGTGAAGTTTGTCGCTAAGAAAAAGGGGTTAATTAAATTGGACTCAAATATGGGCTATTTGCATGCCGATTACAGTTTTTCTGAAGTTACTTCAGCTGATATTCTTGTTGTTCCAGGTTGCAGTCCGCCAAATTATAAAACTCCAATGAATGACGAAGAAACGTTAAATTGGATTCGCCAAATACATGAAACTACGAAATGGACCACGTCGGTTTGTAACGGATCTCTGATTTTGAGCGCCGCAGGCTTGTTAAATGGAATCGTAGCCACCAGTCATTGGGGATCCTTCGACCTGCTTCAATCTCTTGGAACAATTCCAACAGATGAAAGAGTGGTTCGTCAGGGCAAAATCGTTACAGCAGCCGGTGTCTCCTCTGGTATCGATATGGCACTTCAATTAATAGCATGGGAATTGGGAGAAGATATGAGTAAAGGAGTCCAGCTGATTTTGGAATACGATCCTCAGCCTCCGTTTGACACGGGTTCCCCAAAGAAAGCGCCTGCTTTATTGGTAGAACAAATAAGAGGGATGTTACAAGAGTTTGCAAAACGGGAGCCCAATTTATAA